The region ttacttttgactTTCGTCCAACATTTTCATGTTGGACGAAAGTCAAAaccattaatttaattacaaattaattgttatgtaaaaaaaccacaaaaacgcAAATTTAATTGaccagaatgtttttaaaaacattctgaatgtttttaaaacattctgaatgtttttaacaatataaacaatgtttttatttttattttttttaataaaatgtttttatttttattttttttactgtaaatcatgcgcggagtgttgctacatcgactatcttatagcctgactcgcaagggagtgctgctatatcgactgacaaatagcctgactcgcaagggagtgctgctacatcgactgacaaatagcctgactcgcaagggagtgctgctacatcgactgacaaatagcctgacccgcaagggaatgctgctacatcgactgagggtttggtttgggcaggcagtctatcattattaaaaaaaaaaattccggtcttgcattttaatttttactttttgtcaacaaaatatggaaaaaactttCGGACAACATCTAAgggttaaatatatatatatgtatatatatatatatatatatatatatatatatatatatatatatatatatatatatatatatatatatatatatatatatatatatatattagggtgtatcataaacaatattttatgatattttatggctcaaaaactattgttttttaacaaaaaataaaaaagcacacattttcatagtttttttaaataaacttcttGAATTTGTGTTTCCATAAATACCGCCtaaatatgttttatgtattaaattaatactaaattaaaaaaatttttaggggtcgctcaagacccttaaacaccagatgggtccctaatattttgagaaaaaaaagttttttaaatgcatatcATGTTGTGTCTCAAAAGAagtacaattttataaaaatgtcaaaagtaataatcgttttataaaaagattactaaattaaattttattgcttaaaaactatcattttttaacaaaaaacaaaaaagtacatattttcatgggtttttttaaataaatttttcgaATTTGCGTttccataagttttttttattatttttgaaatttttataaaattttgcttcttttgagacccaatgTGATATGCTTttagagaacttttttttttaaaatattagggacctgtttGATGTTAAAGGGTtttgagcaacccctaaaaaaattttttatttaaaaattttctaaatttagtaTTAATCTATtacataaaacacatttaagGCGCATCatcagacattttcaaaaaatgttgttttatgacACACcctaacatatataaatatctctctctatatatacatatatctatatatatatatatatatctatatctatatctatatatatatatatatatatatatatatatatatatatacatatatatatatatctatatgtatataatatatatatatatatatatatatatatatatatatatatatatacatacatacatatatatatatacatatatatatatatatatatatatatatatatctcatatataaatatctctctctatatatacatatatctatatatatatatatatatatatatatatctatatctatatctatatatatatatatatatatatatatatatatatatatatatatatatatatgtatatatatatatatgtatacatacatacatatatatatacatatatatatatatatatatatatatatatatatatatatatatatatatatatatatatatatatatatatatatatatatgtatatataatgcatatttgcaattggctttttttttatagatatagaaAAGAAGCCATGAAAATCATGAAAGCCTGTTTTAGTCTTTCATGATTTAGCCTGGCCAgtactctttattttttatgtttgactTGCCATTTGCATATATCTAGTTTGGTACCACTTCTCAGGCTCTTCCTGCTCCTTACCTAAAGGAGTGGTGGCGAGGCTTTATAAAGacattgaagtttttttattaaagctctcaatttgtatttaatttgaattaattgaAGTTGAGTGttttttatgtcttaaaaattgaatGGTCAACAAGTTCAGATATggtatagctttttttttttttaagcagaGTATAATATCTTTGGAGTATAATGTCTTATGTAGAAACTTATATGtgactattttcaaaaaagtctcTACAATTTTGTCCACTTCCAAAGTTAAAACTTTGTAAAGCTATTTTGTAATtgtgtaaaaagtttttgagtcctagagtttattttttatgcaagaCTTTGAAGACTTGTGTCTTTGTGTAAAAATAGAGACTTTAAAACTCTGCAATGCAGTCTGACATAACTTAACTGTGGCATAACAATGGCTGTAATGCAATCTGACACAACAAGCTTTTAATGGTTAGTGACCTTTAATGATAattcttaattattattaaagctcactaatcatcatcatcatcatcatcgtcatcatcatcatcatcatcatcatcatcatcatcatcatcatcatcatcatcatcatcatcatcatcatcatcatcatcatcatcatcatcatcatcagctAATATTCtgttttaatcttatttatatttaaggaAACAGAAGATATAAAGGAAATCAGAGAGGAAATATCACAAGATTTATCTAGTtcaaatggtaaaaaaatttttttttggtataaatggttaaaaaaaaatttaagttttggCAACCATATCAATAATATGTCACACTTTACTTAAAGTTGTAGAAAAAAGCTTGATtataaaatgttgaaatataaaatcaacaaatattttgaaaattatattaaacttcattttaataactattaaattaaaatttctaaatattcTTTTGTATCGTagattctatatatatattattttaaataatatcctTTTTCTCATTGAATggatgtttattaaaattttgataaagatattattcattaaaaaaaaagtttgaattaatttatctttaatttactttaaaaaaggtttttttaaagtttttttttttaattagctttatttctaaagcttcaagaagagttatttgaaaattgtgttaaaattttaaattttatgggtGCTTAGATTGTTACACTGCATCAGgtaataactaaattttgtttggttttatcaacttttaatttttatgtaggaAAAATACGAAAGGCCCATACTCCTAAACACAATCTTTTTCCAAGGCGTGTTGATATGAAAAAAGTGACAAGTATAAATCCAATTCTTAGCCATGATGAACTTTTTGCTCGTTTGAATGAGTTAGAACATGAGGAACTTATTGCAGAAGAATTAGAACAAATAAATGCTATGAATTTGTTGAGTGAATCCAACGAAAACAGTGAAGAGCGacatgtaaaatttaaaaatgtaatttacttgttttattttttgtaataaagtcTATTAAAGGcctattaaatattatatgattactgtaaatatatgaatgcaaaatatgattaatattttttgttttcacagAAAAGAGATtttgctttgaaaaaatttatttcagtaaattctttttaaaagaatagtaaataaaataataaagcctaaaatcgtttttttaaaacaaacctacaaaaaaaactttggtgCACAAATCTGCATTATGTTGCTTGTGAAtacttttgtcattttttggCCAAAAGTAAGCCTAAGGTAAGTTGAGATATAAAAATGTATCACATTGCTTATAAAAGAACAATTTTGTGTTCATTGTGTAAATAAAGGAATATGTTGTGTGCAATGTGTAAATGAAAGAACATGTTGTGTATAATGTGTAAATGAAAGAACATGTTGTGTACAAGTGCTTTACCACTACACTACTACTGCATTACGATTATGGTTAGTTGAGAATGCTGTGTCATTCCATGCCAGGTGGACCAAGGTCCGACATGGACCACCTCAGATTTCAATGAAACTTGGTGGGTTGGTTTATATCAATGAGAAAAGCAATTCCTGAAAATTTTAGCATAACACCTTTTGTGGCTCATGTGATATGAACTTGACATTTAGAGTTTCTgagttttccaaaaaaaaacttttgttataatgaaattatatttggTTTATTCTTTGAAGCtctatatttcaaaaataaaatttcagaaaactttctagtttttttcatatacaactttagacttactttagtaaaatgttgatattgaattttttaatgtcacatATATCCATAATGGCTAcctaaaaaaccttaaaaattgtttgcaaatatattaattgtttaaaataagtcTTAAATTAAGCCTGAACAAAActcatttactttttaacatgcACATTTTCACCCAGAACAtatctttttaacatttcaCCTTATACAGTATGTCTGATTTTATGATGTAGTATGTAGATTTTATGAAGTGTATTCATGCACCAACAAAGAATTCTTCAATTAAAACCTGTGACAAAAGACAAACAAGAtattgagtgttttttttttttatatcttttttttatttataaaatttatcattttacatttgtaataaacaaatgtaaaatgaTAAACAACAGTGTCAAACTAATAGAaacctttattaaatttatatttaaaactttaattcacATATGTATTTTTagatagtaattaaaaataaatagtaagtgcattaaaatttagaaatcatCAAAGATTATGAAAGAGGTTCATGTAAATAAAAaggtattaattttaataaaattcgcatttcaaaagaaaaatataattcaagCATTAATAGCTTGGTTGTTCGTCTCGAAAACTAGTAGCTCATAAAGAAATGGTCAGCTATGCTAAAAGAAAGATGTATAAAATCCATACtgcaattaaaaagaaagaagcAACTGTTTTGGGAGTTTCtcttaatttaattaatgatGAACCAAAAACAAAAGAGCTCTGTTACAAAAGTAATTAGAGCTTTGAATCACTAATggaattaattaaaactaagttCTATGTTTCTTTGAAATCAGAAAAACCTAAATCACTGGCTTTGGTTCCTGAGAGTTGGAATACTAATTATACACAAAACTGATTTTTTGCTTCCCTAAGAATGATAAAAACTCCAAGGTATTTGAAACGAATGCGTGGCAGAACCATCTAAAAAAGAAGGAAGATCTTTCAGtgagaaagtaaaaaatcaagGTCATGAATTTTACCTATCAGATGATTACTCTCAAATACTTCTAGGGGAGAAACTGTATGTCTCAATCTAGTTGATAGTAAAAGACatttcaaaacatcaaaaaagtcttttttgatttttttgaaatgttttttactatCAATCtagtcaataataaaaaatttctattagttagtataaaaaaacattatttatagttcattgaaatttacttttacttCAAGATTTACTAAATTTTGTGAATGTAGACCTAACTAATGTAATCCTATTGGAGGTGTTTGAGGTCTCCACTCACTATGTGTTTAAAAACCAGAAATTTTAGAGTTTAAAGATCTCTTGACATTAGTTATATGTGACTTAACAAATTGAGAATGCATGCTTCACAGTTACTGCATAGATACTGTAATTGTGTAATAATCTTTTTACTTTGCTTGATAAACACAGCATGGAAAAAATCACCTTTAATCAGTGGCAAAAAGCTAACAAAAAACATGATATAGTTCCAGTAACTCTTCCAGTgaatgattttattgaaaaagcttGTCAACAAATACACCAGTTAAGAGACCATCATTATATAGCCAAAAGTCAAGCAACATATTTGCAGCatctaaaaataacattactAAGTAATCATGTTTTAGTATTACTAGACTTTGCTgaaatttacagttttttaattcaagatgcAGTACAAGGTTTGGTTTTGGAACAACAATCAAGCAACATATTACAtccttttgttatttattttatggaaGAAAGTaagataaaatgtaaaagtttatgTATTATCTCAAATCATTTACAGCACAATACAAACTCagtttattaattcatttataaagtattaattaattcatttataaaatgttttaaagagttgatattttacttttttagcatTGTACTTGTTTTAGCAGGTTCACAATACAAGTATTATAAACACATATCTAATTTATGTCACCATAAACAAGATCATGGTTTATCTGCAGAACAACAGCATCACATGGAAAAAGTGCTTGTGACAGTGTTAGGGACTCCGTCAAAAGATTTGTAACAAGGGCAAGTttacaatcattaaaaattcttttaattcagCAGAGAAAATGTATGATTGTGCACAGTGGGACAAAATCGAGTTTTTTgtgccaaaattatttttgtagttttttttattagaatagctatatttaaatataaaatgcataaataaagtaataaacatgtaattatataatataaaaaaaaaaaacttttatcagtgtaaacatttaaaatattacttttcgATGCATGTATTTgtcataaaataacttttttagatttatatttacaaaacttatatattataacagtAATGAAAGATTTTGTAGGTATTCTTTGTGTACAAAACATCATTTTACATGTTCAGTATTTCTCATCAACTGACCATTAACCGAAGACCAAtcttttgttataactttttttattgcaaaaagttgcaaaatatttatgatgcATGGCTATTTACATACATTTAGCATGAGATTAACATAGTAAAATGTTTGGAGGATATTGGAGGATAGTTTATCTGATACCTATTAGTAAAGGttagtagcaaaaaaaatatcttaaactgTCTGTTTTCGATGCATAAAAACTAATGATTACATTTacgttaaattatttttaaaagcctgagcaaaaaaaacattcaataatatagtttaaaatgaaagtcaataagtttaacttaaaacaataGTAGCATAAGaaagttgataaataaaaaatgcaaatagcGTTTTGGAACACATGTCAAATTAACGTGTAAATAACCGCATAAAATAGCgcttaaattaatatttaatgtttttttaactagatATTTCCTCTAATGAACATGTCTTCACCATTATGACAAATTTTCACCATGCAATGCTGATATtgattttttggtattttggcACACTCTGTCCCACTGTTGATTGgtgtaaacaaaatatcaaagaaatacatttttaatacattttaaatgatgcaattatattaatttgcataaagtttaaattagaagAGCATTATGGAACGTGTTCAACAATTCCGGGAAGATTAAACCATCATTTTTTATACCACCAGGAATTAATATAGTATGTGTTCATGGTGCAAAATGGTTTTTAGGCAATATTGTGGAAATATCTGACAAAAATCAAGTTATCCTTATCAAGTTCATAAAGCAGTCGATttccttaaatatttttacttggCGACATAAAGAAGATATTTGCTGGGTTTTAATAATGCatgttttatgcaaaattttatcaaaactataaaagtttgaaacaaattaatttaatttataataattttgctatgctgttatataattatgttattatatatgcTATTTTACAAATCTAATAGTTTCGTTTTTTCTTGagctcaaaaaactaaaatactatatacaatagtatatataataacataattatataacagcatagcaaaattattataaattaagtttatttgttttaaacttgtgtagTTATTTagcaaaatagattttaaagctTTGAATGATGTTTacattgaaagtttattacataataacatttttaattgcataatatttaCTACATAACAAGCTTGTGTATTGCGATGACAAATAATTCTTATTACTTGGTATAAGTTGtaatctaaatttaaacatgataatcaaataaaagtcCAATAAATTGGGGGGTGTAGAATAGTGAAGGGATtggaaaaatattacaaaatttatagtcAAGATATAAAATAGTATGGAAAAGGGCTAAAAGTCTCTCTTTTCAATACTTACCTAATAAGCtagataaatagatattttatatgCAGTCTATTTATTATCTAGTTTTACAAGCTCAATGTCACAGTTATGTTCACTACTGTGTTAGCACATAATAACACTTCATGCATCAGAAGTCACACAGGTGAAATGTTCTATAAcaagttttatctaaaataagtTCTGagcaaataatgttaaaaagtaaatggaCAGGGAGGAGGAGACTCATACTAAGGCTATTTAAATTCAGGCCTAATTTAAGACTTGTATTGATTAtgaaatacttatatatatatatatatatatatatatatatatatatatatatatatatatatatatatatatatatatatatatatatatatatatatatatatatacacacacacacacacatattttgTATTACAATATATAGTACAAACTAAAGCAcattaataactttttgaataactttaataactttgcacaaaatgcacaaaaaactttatttttttttgcattttgtgtaaatttCATTGTTTTGACTTTGTAACTTCCCCATAAGTATTACACTTATAGGGACACATTATACCATTATCATATTATACCAttattacacacacacacatacacacacacacacacacacacatactttttatattttcaaacaattttttaggtATCCATTAtggatataaaatttaatgtcatcatttcactaaagtaagtctaaagttttatacaatatataaaactagaaggttttctgaaattttgtttttaaaatatagtgcttcaaaatatgaacaaaatgtttttgctactaaagtttttttttttaaatatgagaATACCATATCACATGAACCACAAAACATTTTATCCTGAAATTTTCAGCAATCGCTTTTCTCATCAATAAAAACCAGCCCAccaagtttcatcaaaatctgaaGTGGTCCAtgttgaaatcatttaattttggtTCATTTGACATAAAACAACCCTTTTCTCTTGTTGGGCCTGTCATACAACGTTTTTACCATACTTGCTTAACCTTTTAGTTGAAGTTAAAGCTGTTTATAATATTCTTAGTGTggatttgtatattttataagttcttAATTGCAGCCAATAAATAGCtgtaataaatgtatatatggtACTTAAGATACATATACAaatctttgattttaaaatcaatttacttTGAAGTCATATGTTTAAAGTCAGATAAAGTCCTCTGTTTATATTATGAGAATTTtcttgcatttattatttaagaaaatgaaTTGACTTGAAAGATGTTTCTCATGATACCAATAAAGCAACTAAACATGATTGAATCAGTCTAACAATTGTTACAGTATAATGaagcaaataaaattgagtaatgagataaataaagttaattaatgaGGCAAATAAAATTGGCTAATGATTTAAATCAATTGAATGAACAAAAAACAGAAGTGAAAAAATATGAAGCTtttcttctttataaataataatctttgtgtatttttagttgttttaataacATCAATTTAAATTTCAGCATCCTGTCTGTGGTAATGAACCAGTTTTTAACTCACCAGCGGATATATATGATAAACATATGCACCAGGATATAGATGATAAACCATTAAAATCTATACTTAAAAAAGACAGTCGATCTAATTCAAATGAAAACTTAAGGTTAAAGCCAATATTAAAATCATCTCCTGAACATAATTCTTTATTGGATGATGACTGCAGAATGCTAAAAACTCCACCAGATAATCAATTAAACGAGATGACACCTGAGTTTACAGATGATccaaaatcaatattaaaatcGCATGAAAGTTGTCATAACCGCTCGAAGCAATGTTCTGATGTTATTCAAGATGATGAAGAGCAAGTTGTTGATGAAAAGcgctcaatattaaaaaattcaaaagactATATAAGACCAGTTACACCAGATGATGAGTTACACAAAGGTATATTAAAATCTGaaccaaaaaaagttgttattaaaaatccTGAAACCATTCCGATTGTGAATGAAGTTGACCATGTCGAAGTTGACCATGCTGAGGCTGACCATGTTGAAGTTCACAATGTTGTAgacttaaattataaatatactacaaaaaatcaaatggtaatttatttttaaataattaaaaattttgattttaaagaaatttgatttttaacttatttttactcAGTTGTtcagtttatcttttttattcatttgattggtcaaattttttattttataatggttaatataaaagttcagttattgatgataatattgatgatgatgatgatgatgatgatgatgatgatgatgattatgatgatgatgatgatgatgatgatgatgatgatgatgatgatgatgatgatgatgatgatgatgatgatgatgatgatgatgatgatgatgatgatgatgatgatgatgatgatgatgatgatgatgatgatgataatgatgatgatggtgatgatgattataatgacgatgatcatcatcaatatttttgcaACGCACTATTTTTTTCACcactatttcaaatttttttttgatttctctattttcaacaaaataatatttttaatgctcGATtccaacaatattaaaaatatcttgtaTACCATTTCATCTCTTGGAACCCATTGGTTACAAACTGTACAAAAAAATTCCTACACAAAACCCATTTGCAACACAAACTTTAAAGCTTTACTTTCCAGTATTTTCTGCTCATTCTTGCCTTTACTTTTACACAGTTTGTTTTTGGTATTCtgtcaaatgctttttcaaGTCCACAAATGCCATccacagattttttttttctttttccaaataTATTTCCTGTCTAATTAACTTGTCTAACTATAAATATAGCATTTATTGCTCCTTTTTTTAGGCCTAAAACCAAACTGCTGTTGATTAATTCTTATTATGTTGGCAATAgttccttttaaaattttcattacttGGTTAAGCTATTTTATTCCTTGATATGATCAACATCATAGTGCATTTCTGCTttcttttatgaatttttaccaattttcttttgatttcaaATGGGATTTTACCTTCATGTACAATTGTATTGCAAAGATCTGACACCGGCTGAACACTCTCATCCCCTTaagtctttttttatcaaaaacatcagaatatactcatttttaaaaaaaaatttaaaaaatgacttataatttttatttttttattttaactgccACTTTGTTTGGTTGCAATAGATGGACAATAccagataataaatttatttctttttccaAATCAATTAAGCTTTATGGACACAATAATACGATTCATAAAATTGCTCAATCACAACTGGGAGATTTTTCCAACCAGTTTTAGAATCTAAAAatatcatttcttttttcttttcctaatttctatgtttttgtaaaacataATCTTTTAAAGTGGAGGAATTTTTGAATGTTCtgacaattttttcaatttttagaataaatgaaaatatcagttttttaatataaatttcagATGATATATTAATTGAAACATTTATTCCTTTATCAGATTCAGTTTCCTcgtcagaatttaaaaaaggttaatacTAACTTCATGAatctgcaaaattttttttacattgtgaaaatatcttttttgagtaataaatgtacttaatatatagttttttaaacaatttacacaATTACACAATTAGGTTGGGTTTTCcctttttataaaagaacatGCAACATTAAGCATTTTTGTTCAACTGGAGacttgacaaaataaaaattgtagttaaatgaaaaaactttattttattt is a window of Hydra vulgaris chromosome 15, alternate assembly HydraT2T_AEP DNA encoding:
- the LOC100212905 gene encoding unconventional prefoldin RPB5 interactor 1 isoform X3, whose product is MDLFYLDKLIEEQKKVLEQNENTRKHRQGLRDDYCKLKDKLNTLADQTSHNFMVPIGSVGFFPGKLLHTNEIMVLLGDNWFVERSTKQAQEIVNRRIKLIDGQLGDLKKEHDNIKSQNEFTGYFKEAKETEDIKEIREEISQDLSSSNGKIRKAHTPKHNLFPRRVDMKKVTSINPILSHDELFARLNELEHEELIAEELEQINAMNLLSESNENSEERHVKFKNHPVCGNEPVFNSPADIYDKHMHQDIDDKPLKSILKKDSRSNSNENLRLKPILKSSPEHNSLLDDDCRMLKTPPDNQLNEMTPEFTDDPKSILKSHESCHNRSKQCSDVIQDDEEQVVDEKRSILKNSKDYIRPVTPDDELHKGILKSEPKKVVIKNPETIPIVNEADHVEVHNVVDLNYKYTTKNQMPFSGTVLERNIHDNQSVKIQEYLGNNKPVSKFKASRLKK
- the LOC100212905 gene encoding unconventional prefoldin RPB5 interactor 1 isoform X2, whose translation is MDLFYLDKLIEEQKKVLEQNENTRKHRQGLRDDYCKLKDKLNTLADQTSHNFMVPIGSVGFFPGKLLHTNEIMVLLGDNWFVERSTKQAQEIVNRRIKLIDGQLGDLKKEHDNIKSQNEFTGYFKEAKETEDIKEIREEISQDLSSSNGKIRKAHTPKHNLFPRRVDMKKVTSINPILSHDELFARLNELEHEELIAEELEQINAMNLLSESNENSEERHVKFKNHPVCGNEPVFNSPADIYDKHMHQDIDDKPLKSILKKDSRSNSNENLRLKPILKSSPEHNSLLDDDCRMLKTPPDNQLNEMTPEFTDDPKSILKSHESCHNRSKQCSDVIQDDEEQVVDEKRSILKNSKDYIRPVTPDDELHKGILKSEPKKVVIKNPETIPIVNEVDHVEVDHAEADHVEVHNVVDLNYKYTTKNQMPFSGTVLERNIHDNQSVKIQEYLGNNKPVSKFKASRLKK